From one Sphaeramia orbicularis chromosome 9, fSphaOr1.1, whole genome shotgun sequence genomic stretch:
- the plekha2 gene encoding pleckstrin homology domain-containing family A member 2 translates to MPYVDRLNRVCGFLDIEEKENSCRFQRRYFILDTQENALLWYMDNPQNLPRGASFVGSLKLTYISKVNEATAKQKPKTEFCFVINAVSRRYFLQANDVTDMRDWVAALNKASKITVPKSGPAPPRTDVRAVITDTQAGRRQQAYKTEIIGGVVVHTPIQNEGEDTEGRDRKGNRPGVLRCGYCVKQGNVRKSWKRRFFTLDDNAVSYYKSEMDKEPLRAVPLRDIQKVHECLVKSGDLLLRDNLFEIITSSRTFYIQTDSPEEMHGWIRDIEMKIQDFRGPSKSFKRASSLYRSQAAVASRTQQGDERRPPLMKSCSVAPGWQPWTPVPPCEASILDGDEDDSPFSPVPTLPSLSSSSTSSSTSSSSNSLSTPAPCPNAPPVASSSGLGIVTASGDVASERRRHRSQPQPHTGCSFPFSLDDDSIRTTDV, encoded by the exons ATGCCGTATGTGGACCGGCTGAACCGTGTATGTGGCTTCCTGGACATTGAGGAGAAGGAGAACAGCTGCCGATTCCAGAGGCGATACTTCATCCTTGACACGCAGGAAAATGCTTTGCTGTGGTATATGGACAACCCTCAG AACCTTCCTCGTGGAGCCAGCTTTGTTGGCAGCTTGAAATTAACCTACATCTCTAAG GTGAATGAAGCTACAGCAAAGCAAAAACCCAAGACTGAGTTCTGCTTTG TCATCAATGCAGTATCTCGGCGGTACTTCCTCCAAGCCAATGATGTGACTGACATGAGAGACTGGGTTGCTGCTCTCAACAAGGCCAGCAAGATCACC GTTCCCAAGTCTGGACCTGCACCTCCCAGGACTGATGTGAGGGCAGTAATCACTGACACTCAGGCAGGGAGGAGGCAGCAGGCCTATAAGACAGAGATCATAGGTGGGGTGGTGGTGCACACTCCCATTCAG AATGAGGGCGAAGATACAGAAGGGAGAGACAGGAAGGGCAACAGGCCGGGAGTACTGAGGTGTGGTTACTGTGTCAAACAGGGAAATGTG aGGAAAAGCTGGAAGAGGCGGTTTTTCACCCTGGATGATAATGCTGTTAGTTACTACAAGTCTGAGATG GACAAGGAGCCTCTTCGAGCTGTTCCACTGAGGGATATTCAGAAGGTCCACGAATGCCTCGTCAAGTCAGG GGACCTGTTGCTGAGAGACAACCTGTTTGAGATCATCACCAGCTCCCGAACCTTCTACATTCAG ACAGACTCTCCAGAGGAGATGCATGGCTGGATTAGGGACATCGAGATGAAGATCCAGGACTTCAGAGGTCCCTCTAAG TCCTTTAAGCGTGCGTCCTCCCTGTATCGGAGTCAAGCGGCCGTAGCATCCCGCACTCAACAGGGAGATGAGCGCAGACCCCCTTTGATGAAATCCTGTTCTGTGGCCCCGGGCTGGCAGCCGTGGACGCCCGTGCCCCCATGTGAAGCCTCTATCCTGGATGGAGACGAGGATGATAGTCCTTTCAGCCCCGTTCCCACCTTACCTTCCCTCTCCTcatcctccacctcttcctccacTTCCTCATCCTCCAATTCGCTCTCGACACCGGCCCCTTGCCCTAACGCTCCTCCAGTAGCTTCCTCCAGCGGACTGGGGATTGTCACAGCGTCAGGAGACGTGGCAAGCGAGCGGCGGAGGCACCGTTCTCAGCCTCAGCCCCACACCGGCTGCAGCTTCCCCTTCAGCCTGGACGACGATAGCATCCGCACAACAGACGTCTAG